The Moorena producens PAL-8-15-08-1 genomic interval GGTCTGCAAATTTTGCTCCTTCCAGCAGAAGTCGATATTTGCGATCTGTAAGCTCTGAAGAGTTGCTCGAAAAGTAAAGTAAACTAAACTCGATTCCTTTGACTTGTGTTTGAACCTTCTGTACAGACTTAGTCAAAACTATATTTTGCAAACTTCCATCGAGGAATTGCTTGCGACAAACACTGCGCTGAATCTTGCCACTGGAAGTTTTAGGAATACGTCCTGGTTTGAGTAAGACTATAGTATCAATTACCAGTTCGTGTTCCGATGATACGGCTTGATGAATAGCCTCCGTTACTTCATCGATATTCAGTTTCCGCAGATAAGTACGCTCTACTTCCTGCACCACCACCAACCGCTCCGATCCTTCTACCTGATGAGAAAAAGCTGCTCCACAATTAGATCGCAAAGCTGGGTGACTTTTCTCTACTGTCAGTTCAATATCTTGGGGATAATAATTGCGACCTCTAATTATAATTAGATCCTTTAGTCTTCCTGTAACAAAAAGTTCCCCCTTACTAAAAAATCCTAAATCTCCTGTACGTAAAAAAGGTCCGTCTTCTGTATCCTTTAGAGAAGCTTGAAAAGTTTCTTGTGTTGCTTGGGGGCGATTCCAATACCCAGACGTTACACTGCCACCCCTAACCCAAATCTCTCCTACTTTTCCTGGTTCACAGGGAGTTAACGACTCAGGGTTAACGATAATTACTGTTGTGTTTAGGTAAGGACGACCAACAGCCACCAACTTTTGACTTTCTGGGGAGGAAATATCACTCTCTACTACCGAATTTTCTTCTAGTTCCCCTGCCAATACTGCCTGAATCACGGGCAAATGATTCTTCTGTCCACCCGTAGCAAATAAGGTAGTCTCCGCCATGCCATAGCAAGGAGAAAAGGCACTGTAGTTAAAACCACAGTTCGCAAATTTTTGACCAAATTTATTCAGAGTTTCTGCCCGTACTGGTTCCGCTCCATTGAAAGCTACATCCCAGCTGCTCAAGTCAAGATTACCTAATTGTTCTTCTGGAATTTTTTTGACACATAAATCATAAGCAAAATTGGGTCCGCCACTGGTAGTCGCCCTATAGTTATAAATCGCCTTTAACCAACGAATCGGCTTCTGCAGAAATGCCACTGGAGGCATCAGAATACTGGGAAATCCCAGATACATGGGCTGTACGACATTAAGAATCAATCCCATATCATGGAACAATGGCAACCAACTTACACCAATACTCTGTTTGCTATGACCAAATACCTGATGGATAATCTGCTGGTTGTGAATGATATTGCCGTGGCTCACCATCACCCCCTTTGGTCTTCCTGTGGAACCGGAAGTATATTGCAAAAAAGCTAAACTCGACCCTGTCACTGATAATGGAACTAAATCTTGAGGTGCGACCCGTGGCGAATTTAATTCGCCAACGGAAAGCGCACCTAACGGATTAGCAACAATGGTATCGGTAGCTACTAACTTCAACTGAGCTAACTCCCCATCACTTGCCCACCTTTGCTCAAGGTCAGCCAGTATCGATGTGGTGGTCAGTGCAATACACGCTTGGGCATCATTAACAATATTTAGCAAGCGAGACAATTTCTGATTACGCCTGGGAGGATAAACCGGAACCGCCACAACCCCGGCATATAAGCAGCCCATAAAAGCGCTAATGAACTCTAATCCAGAAGGGTATAACAATAAAGCCCGTTCTCCTTGCCATTGCTGGAGATGAGATGCGATCGCTCTTGCTTTTGCATCTAATTCCGAGTAGGTAAGACTCTGTGATTCGGTTTCTCCGTCAAGGAGAAAGATATAGGCGATCTGATCAGGTTGAGATTGCGCTCTTTCGCCTAATAAATCAACTAAACTCAAGAATTTCGACTCCCCATTGGGGAAATAATTTACACAACTCGTCACTTAGCTAATCCCTTAACAAGCAGTTCAAAAAAGTCAGATACCAAGAATTATTTAATCAAGTTGTCATTCCACAGTCAAGCCAAAGAAGTAGTTTAAGTCCTTAGCTTGCTCACAACTCGTAACTAGTCTGCGTTTGTTATCCAGTCAGGTGGGAAAGTAGGTCAGGGTATTCCCACCTTACTAAGCGCGATAAGTGAGTGATTGTGCGTTGAAAGTGAGAGCATCGATAAGGGTTATATAGTAAGACAACACGATCAGGCAAGTTAATCGACAAATCTAGCTTTCAGTGATCAGGCGGTTGGGTGGCAAATCCCTAGTATTCGTGTTCTGCGATCGCCATTATTGCCAAGTTGTGGTAAACACAGTGTTATTCTAAATAGATCTCTGGCAGAGGTGTTAAATTGTGAAACAAAACTTTACAAAAATCTGCCCATTTTTACGATATTTATAGGGCTCTTCCACAGTGACTATGCCGTCGTGTTAGTTAAAACAACGAAAGATTGGCAAGACTGGGAGGAACATCTTAAGAGACTGGAACAACTCCCTTCGTCAGGTAACTAGGAAGGGGTTAAAGACAAGGTAGTTTTTCGATTACTTGATGCCGCTGATTGTAGCATTCATCAACAGCGGTAACGGGTCTTCATTGTTAGCTTAACATAAAATTTAAGTATCCAATAGTCTTTATAAAAAACAACTATTGATAGCTGGCCGATTAGATGAAATTAAAATCAAAAAAATAGGCGTATAAATACTATCCACGGCTATTTCAGTGCTGCAAACCCTATGTCATGTCTATCAGTTTCCGAATCAATATTGGTGGGAAAACCAATCGTGCTTTGGTCACCTTTGAACGGGAATTGATTGAGATTTTAGAGCAGGTGGGTGAATCTTCCCAGACCGTAGAACCTTTATTGGCTAAATCTGCTTAGTATTTAGCGATGCAGCTTCCGAACAGGGGAGCCAGTGCGGCCAAGACGTGCTAGTTGTTCAATAGATACTTGTTCAATTCTGTAGTCAGAGCCTCAACTTGGGGGGCTTTGATAATGGTGTAATGGTCTCCAGTAATAGTGTGAGTTTGGATGTCACCATTAACTAGAGAACCCCAGCCGTGGGTTGGGTCTTCAATTACTCCTGGGGAAGTTTGACTAGCATTTATAAGGAGAAGTGAACCTGGATAAGCTTTTGGTTTATAATGATAATATGCCGTAATATTTGCTTTCAAAACTTTCCATAAAGAACGCATTAGCTCTATTTCTAGGTCTGATGGCAATATCCCTTGCTGTTTGCTTTGCTCAAATAGATGCAAAACTTGTTCGTCTGGTTCGAGTTTTCTGAGTGTTTCATGGGATATATCTAACTCTTGACCATAGAGACCTCCCAAATCTTGAGCCAATTGATTTACTATCATGGCTTGATCTATTTCTAAAGGCATCTGAATTAAAGTAGGTGCATAACTGTCTATTAACGTTAGAAGAGCCACTGGCTCATTTTTAGCCTGTAATTGTTGTGCCATTTCATAGGCAATTACACCTCCCATAGACCAGCCAATGAATAGATTTACTATCATGGCTTGATCTATTTCTGAAGGTTTCCGAATTAAAGTGGGTACATAACTGTCTATTAACGTTAGAAGAGCCACTGAAGTATTTTTAGTCTGTAATTGTTGTGCCATCTCATAGGCAATTACACCTCCAAAAGACCAGCCGATGAGATGATAGGAACCTTGGGGTTGAATTTGCTGTATTGCTTGAATATAATGGGATGCCATCTCCTCAACAGAAGTTAAGGGTTGCTGTTGCCCATCTAAACCTAGAGATTGTAAACCATATACTGGATAATCTTGATCTAAATGACGAGCTAACTCTGCATAACACAGGAGATTGCCACCAACCGGGTGAATACAGAATAATGGAGGTTGGTTTCCACTGGTTTTAATGCCCACTAAGATGGGGTTTTGTGTATTTACTGAAGAACCCAGAAGGCTCGCTAGTTGTTCAATGGTGGGACTTTGGAAAAGGGTTGCTAAAGGTAAATTGATTTGGAATTGTTGTTTAATCTGGGACATTAAACGGACAGCCAGTAGAGAATGTCCTCCTAATTCAAAGAAGTTGTCATGTATTCCAACATCTTGCAGTCCTAGAACATTCGCGAAGATGTTGGCGATTATTTCTTCAGTAGGGGTGCGTGGAGCTACATATTCCTCAACTGATGTGACAACCCCATCTGGTGCAGGTAGTGATTTGCGGTCTACTTTGCCGTTTGGTGTTAACGGCAAGGTGTCTAGGGTAACGAAGGCACTGGGCACCATGTATTCTGGCAGTTTCTGTTTAAGGAATTCACGTAGTTGGTTGGTGCTTAGTGATTCGGACTGACTGACTATGTAGGCGACTAGGCGTTTGTTACCAGGAATATCTTCTCGGGCAATAACTACGGTTTGTTGGATGTGGGGGTGGCTGGACAGGACTGCTTCGATTTCCCCTAGTTCGATACGGAAGCCTCGAATTTTGACTTGGTTATCGATACGTCCGAGAAATTCGATGTTACCGTCTCGTAGGTATCTCGCCAGGTCTGATGTTTTGTAGAGTCGTTGTGATTTGGAATTACAGAAGGGATTATGTATGAATTTTTCCGATGTTAGTTCTGGGCGCTTGAGGTATCCTCTGGCTAAGCCATCACCTCCGATGTAGAGTTCTCCGGGTACTCCTATCGGTACTGGTTGCAGGTGTTTGTCTAAGATATAAATTTGGGTGTTGGCTATGGGGCGACCGATGGGAATATTCCCTCCAGAAAAGGTTTTTCCTCCAACTTCATAAATGCAGCATCCTACAACAGTTTCTGTGGGACCGTATTCGTTAATTAATCTAATCTGAGGAGCGTATTTTTGCCAGAATTTAATGTGGTTTGCTGACAAAGCTTCCCCACCAATTATAAAGGCTTTATTCTCAATTGTGACTTGCTCATGAGCCAATAAATAGCTGAGGATTTCTAAATGAGCCGGAGTGATTTTAACCAGGCTAAACTTAGTCCCAGAACACAAGGCGGCTTTAAGGGCTTCAATTTCTCCTTCCTCTGGTAAAAGAACTACCTTACGTCCTACCAACAAAGGAGAAAATAAACTGGTAATAGTGGCATCGAAGCCAATAGAAGAATTAACAGTAGAGCCTTCTGAATCGGCAACATTATAAGCTTTTGTACACCAGCTTAAATAATTCCCCACACCACTATGGAGAATCATTGTTCCCTTAGGTTTACCGGTAGAACCAGAGGTATAAATCACATAAGCCAAATTATCTGAAGTTACCCCGACATCAAGATTCTGTCCACTATATTGCTCTATGGCACGCCAATCACTATCCAAACAAACCATCTGTGCTGTATGTGATGGCAAAGATTCTAGTAACGACTGTTGAGTCAACAACACCTCAACACCCGAATCCGCCAACATATAACTCAGTCGTTGGTGAGGATAATTAGGATCCAGGGGTACATAAGCACCACCAGCCTTCAGTATCCCCAACAGTCCTACCACCATCTGTACAGAACGTTCCACACAAATACCTACCAGTACCTCTGGTCCTACTCCTAAGTTTTGTAGGTGATGTGCTAATTGGTTCGCCCTTTGATTTAATTGATGGTAAGTCAACTGCTGTTGGTCAAACACCACAGCTATAGCATCGGGTGTTTTCTCGACCTGCTCTTCAAATAACTGATGAATACATTTTTCTTTGGGATATTCACTGGCAGTATCATTCCACTCCAGCAACAGTTGATGGCGTTCCCCTTCACTCAATAAGGGGAATTCACCCACTCTAAGTTGGGGATTTTCCACAATTGCTGACAACAAGTTCTGGAAATGAGTAGCCATCCTTTTAATAGTTGACCCATCAAATAAGTCTGTGTTGTATTCCCATGTCCCCACCAATCCCATCTCTGTTTCCGTCATTGACAGGGTCAAATCAAACTTAGCAATCGTACTGTGTTGATTGAACTGACTCAATGTCACACCTGGTAAGTCTAATTTCCCCATCGGTGCATTCTGTAGCACAAACATCACCTGGAACAGGGGGGAATGACTCAAAGACCGTTGGGGTTGCAATGCTTCGACTACCTGTTCAAAAGGTACATCCTGATGTTCATAAGCGTTGAGTGTGGTTTCCCTAACTTGCCTGAGCAACTGGGAAAAACTGGGATTATGTTCAAAACGAGTTCTCAACACCAAGGTATTGACAAAGAAGCCAATTAGTGGCTCTATTTCACGGCGGTTGCGATTGGCTATCGGTGAACCAATTAAAATATCAAATTGTCCACTGTAACGATACAGTAAGGTGGCAAACGCTGCCTGCAGGGTCATAAATAAGGTACTACCTGCGTTCCTGGACAACTGTTGCAGCTTCTGGGTTAGTTCAGCGGTTAAACTAAAACTTTCACTACTCCCCTGGTAACTCTGTACATGGGGACGAGAACGGTCTGTTGGCAGTTGTAATAATTCTGGAGCACCCTCTAATTCCTGTTTCCAGTAATTGAGTTGGATTTCTAGGATTTCCCCAGTTAACCATTGTCTTTGCCAAAGGGCAAAGTCAGCATATTGAATCGCTAATTCGGGTAAGGGGGATGGTTCTGATGCCGCAAAAGCTTGATATAAACTTGATAGTTCTTCGATTAATATTCCCATCGACCAACCATCAGAGACTATGTGGTGCATGGTCAGCACTAACACATACTCGGTAGTGTCTAGTTGCCATAATTTACACCGGATTAATGGTGCTACTTCTAGGTCAAAGGGGGTTGTTGCTTCCTGTTGTACAAGTTGCTGTAAGATAGTTTCCCGTTCTGGTTCTGGGTATTGTTGTAAGTCCACCACATTGATGTTAATGGTGCTGTCGGGGTGAATTACTTGTATTGGTTTGCCATTAATAGTGGAGAAACTTGTCCGTATTACTTCGTGACGACTGATTATTTCTGATAAGGCTTGTTCTAGGGCGTTAATGATCAAGTTGCCAGTGATTCTAAAGGCTGCTGGTATGTTATAAGTGGCACTACTTCCTTCTAGTTGGTTGAGGAACCACAGTCTTTTTTGAGCCGATGATAGGGGTAATTGTTCACTATCGGTTCTTGGTTGAATCAAAGGAAGACTTAATTGGTTTTCTGTGGTCAGTAATTGGGTTAATTTAGGCGAAATAAGAGCGATTGTCGGGCTTTCAAATACTTGTCTTAGGGGTATTTCTCTGTTGAAGGTTACTCGCAGTTGGGAAATTAATTGAGTGGCAAGTATAGAATGTCCTCCGATTTCAAAGAAGTTGTCATGTATTCCTACATCTTTCACTCCTAGAACAGAAGCGAAGATGTTGGCGATTATTTCTTCGGTTGGGGTGCGTGGTGCTACGTATTCATGCTGGGATAAAGTTTTCTGCCACTGGCCTACGACATTCAAACTCCCTTCTAAAAATCCTTGCTTACAAGCACGCCGTTGAATCTTTCCGCTAGAGGTCTTAGGAATACTCCCCGTCTTCAACAAAACCACCCCATCAACGTCTAATTCATGTTCTGTTGATAGGGCTATTTGAATTTCTCTAACTACCTCCTCTGTGTTCAGCTTGCGTAGGTGAGTTCGTTCCACCTCACCAGCAACCACCAAGCGTTCCTCTCCATCCCTCTCTACAGAAAAGGCAGCACTACAATGACTTCGTAGAGAAGGATGGCTGTTTTCAACAGTTAATTCAATATCTTGGGGATAATGATTGCGACCTCTAATGATAATTAGATCCTTTAGTCTTCCTGTAACAAACAGTTCCCCCTTACTAAAAAAACCTAAGTCCCCTGTACGTAAAAAAGGTCCATCCCCTGTATCTTTGAGATAAGCTTGAAACGTTTTTTGTGTGGCTTCGGGGCGATTCCAATACCCAGAAGCTACGCTGCCACCGCTAACCCAAATTTCCCCAATTTCTTCAGAAGCACTACGACAACAGGTTTGTGGATTAACAATGATAACTTTGGTATCAATCTCACTTCTCCCACAACCAACAAGAGTTCGTTTTCCTATTCCTAAATGTTTCTCATCAGGAAATTCTACAACGTAATTTTGTTCTAGAGCAGTGGCATCAATATGATAGTAAATCGGCTTATCTTTAGCGCGTACAGCAGAAATCTTTAGAGTTGCTTCTGCCATGCCATAACCGGGACAGAAAGCCCTTTTGTTGAATCTACTGACTTCAAAAACTTGTGCAAACTTCTCTAAAACATCGGCTCTAACAGGTTCTGCTCCATTAAGAGCCATGCTCCAACTACTGAGGTTTAGCTGATTCCTTTGTTCTGGAGTTGTTTTTTCGACACACAGTGCATAAGCAAAATTAGGTGCGCCACTATGAGTCCCTCCGTAATCAGAAATCGCCTTTAGCCAGCGAATCGGTTTTTGTATGAAGGACGCTGGTGGCAGCATAATACATTTGCATCCCTTGTATATGGGTTGGAGCATCCCGTATATGAGTCCCATATCATGGAATGTTGGGAGCCAAGTTACAATTACACTATCCGAGTTATGCTCCCATCCGCGATCTAGGTTTGTGGAATTTTGGATCAGATTCCCATGAGTAACCATTACCCCTTTGGGTGTTCCTGTAGAACCGGAAGTATATTGCAAAAACGCCAAACTCGACCGTGTCACTGATTGAGGTACAAACTCTTGACCATTAGCAACAATTGTATCTGTAGCTACCAACTGCAACTGCGCTAACTCCGCATCACTAGCCCACCTTTGCTCAATGTCAGCCAGTATCGATGTGGTGGTCAGTGCTACATCAGCTTGAGCATCATTAACGATATTTAGCAACCGAGACAACTTCTGATTGCGTCTTGGAGGATAAACTGGCACAGCTATTACCCCCGCATACAAACAGCCAAAGAAAGCTGTAATAAATTCTAATCCAGAAGGGTATAGCAATAAAGCCCGTTCTCCTTCCATGGATTGGAGATGAAATGCGATCGCTGTTGCTTGTCTGTCTAATTCGCCGTAGGTAAGACTTCCTGAGGGGGTTTCTCCGTTTTGCAGAAAGATATAAGCAAGCTGATTAGGCATAGTACGCGCTCTTTCGCCTAATAAATCAACTAAACTCAAGAATAATGACTCCCCATTGGTAAAATAATTTACACAACTCGCCACTCTGCTACTCCCAAAACAAGCAGTTCAAAAAAGTCAGATACCAATAATTCTTTAATCAAGCAGTCCACAGTCAAGCCAAAGAACTAGTTGAATTTCAAGGCTTACTCACGGCTCGTCAATTGGCTGAGTTTGTTATTGAGCCAGGTGGAATTGTCAGGGTATTCCGACCTTAATAAGGGAGAGAGATAAGTGATTGTGCCTTGAAAGTGAGAGCATCGATAAGGGTTATATAGTAATACAACACGTACAGGCAAGTTAATCGACCAATTTAGCTTTTAGTGATCAAGGTAGGGCTGGCAAATCCCTAGTATTCGTGTTCTGCGTACGCCATTATTGCCAAGTCGTTGGGAAACCAATATTATTCTAAATATATCTCTGGGAGATCTGTTTAATTTTGAAACAAAACTTTACAATAATTAGCCCATTTTTACGATATTTATAGGGCTCTTCCAGAGTTACTATGCCGTCGTGTTAGTTAAAACAACGAAGGATTGGTCAGACTGGGAGGATCATCTT includes:
- a CDS encoding MupA/Atu3671 family FMN-dependent luciferase-like monooxygenase, which produces MTSCVNYFPNGESKFLSLVDLLGERAQSQPDQIAYIFLLDGETESQSLTYSELDAKARAIASHLQQWQGERALLLYPSGLEFISAFMGCLYAGVVAVPVYPPRRNQKLSRLLNIVNDAQACIALTTTSILADLEQRWASDGELAQLKLVATDTIVANPLGALSVGELNSPRVAPQDLVPLSVTGSSLAFLQYTSGSTGRPKGVMVSHGNIIHNQQIIHQVFGHSKQSIGVSWLPLFHDMGLILNVVQPMYLGFPSILMPPVAFLQKPIRWLKAIYNYRATTSGGPNFAYDLCVKKIPEEQLGNLDLSSWDVAFNGAEPVRAETLNKFGQKFANCGFNYSAFSPCYGMAETTLFATGGQKNHLPVIQAVLAGELEENSVVESDISSPESQKLVAVGRPYLNTTVIIVNPESLTPCEPGKVGEIWVRGGSVTSGYWNRPQATQETFQASLKDTEDGPFLRTGDLGFFSKGELFVTGRLKDLIIIRGRNYYPQDIELTVEKSHPALRSNCGAAFSHQVEGSERLVVVQEVERTYLRKLNIDEVTEAIHQAVSSEHELVIDTIVLLKPGRIPKTSSGKIQRSVCRKQFLDGSLQNIVLTKSVQKVQTQVKGIEFSLLYFSSNSSELTDRKYRLLLEGAKFADQNNFHAVWIPERHFHPFGGLYPEPSVLASAIATITEKIRIRPGSVVLPLQNPVRVAEQWSVVDNLSEGRVDISFARGWNPNDFVLSPSTYANRTEVMFDRIKTVQKLWRGESVCLPNGIGEDTEIKIYPLPCQPELPIWITCTGGKERFVEAGAIGANILTALLFQPIEELAEKIALYRESRSKNGYDPNSGHVTLMLHTFVSEEMEFVRNKVRQPFIEYLQSSVDLWRHDSENLDELTASERDKLLAYAFERYFQITALFGTPSSCLSIVNQLKEIGVDEIACLIDFGIDADSVIGSLDHLNQLRKLANELSDRQTSKEVEWQAMTVNHSLLAVSKKINKDLSETRATQRVSTQVNEDLLLHGLQAKIAQQIAEFFNIVPGKIEFNKSFFSLGINSLKAVEFIENLSENFDISVSPTLLFEYPTIAQLSEYLVEVHEIKISHWMTVAEEESNLLWRDVKQQTYLDSSQGMKPENLEGTEVKESNWIEVEL
- a CDS encoding non-ribosomal peptide synthetase — translated: MASCVNYFTNGESLFLSLVDLLGERARTMPNQLAYIFLQNGETPSGSLTYGELDRQATAIAFHLQSMEGERALLLYPSGLEFITAFFGCLYAGVIAVPVYPPRRNQKLSRLLNIVNDAQADVALTTTSILADIEQRWASDAELAQLQLVATDTIVANGQEFVPQSVTRSSLAFLQYTSGSTGTPKGVMVTHGNLIQNSTNLDRGWEHNSDSVIVTWLPTFHDMGLIYGMLQPIYKGCKCIMLPPASFIQKPIRWLKAISDYGGTHSGAPNFAYALCVEKTTPEQRNQLNLSSWSMALNGAEPVRADVLEKFAQVFEVSRFNKRAFCPGYGMAEATLKISAVRAKDKPIYYHIDATALEQNYVVEFPDEKHLGIGKRTLVGCGRSEIDTKVIIVNPQTCCRSASEEIGEIWVSGGSVASGYWNRPEATQKTFQAYLKDTGDGPFLRTGDLGFFSKGELFVTGRLKDLIIIRGRNHYPQDIELTVENSHPSLRSHCSAAFSVERDGEERLVVAGEVERTHLRKLNTEEVVREIQIALSTEHELDVDGVVLLKTGSIPKTSSGKIQRRACKQGFLEGSLNVVGQWQKTLSQHEYVAPRTPTEEIIANIFASVLGVKDVGIHDNFFEIGGHSILATQLISQLRVTFNREIPLRQVFESPTIALISPKLTQLLTTENQLSLPLIQPRTDSEQLPLSSAQKRLWFLNQLEGSSATYNIPAAFRITGNLIINALEQALSEIISRHEVIRTSFSTINGKPIQVIHPDSTININVVDLQQYPEPERETILQQLVQQEATTPFDLEVAPLIRCKLWQLDTTEYVLVLTMHHIVSDGWSMGILIEELSSLYQAFAASEPSPLPELAIQYADFALWQRQWLTGEILEIQLNYWKQELEGAPELLQLPTDRSRPHVQSYQGSSESFSLTAELTQKLQQLSRNAGSTLFMTLQAAFATLLYRYSGQFDILIGSPIANRNRREIEPLIGFFVNTLVLRTRFEHNPSFSQLLRQVRETTLNAYEHQDVPFEQVVEALQPQRSLSHSPLFQVMFVLQNAPMGKLDLPGVTLSQFNQHSTIAKFDLTLSMTETEMGLVGTWEYNTDLFDGSTIKRMATHFQNLLSAIVENPQLRVGEFPLLSEGERHQLLLEWNDTASEYPKEKCIHQLFEEQVEKTPDAIAVVFDQQQLTYHQLNQRANQLAHHLQNLGVGPEVLVGICVERSVQMVVGLLGILKAGGAYVPLDPNYPHQRLSYMLADSGVEVLLTQQSLLESLPSHTAQMVCLDSDWRAIEQYSGQNLDVGVTSDNLAYVIYTSGSTGKPKGTMILHSGVGNYLSWCTKAYNVADSEGSTVNSSIGFDATITSLFSPLLVGRKVVLLPEEGEIEALKAALCSGTKFSLVKITPAHLEILSYLLAHEQVTIENKAFIIGGEALSANHIKFWQKYAPQIRLINEYGPTETVVGCCIYEVGGKTFSGGNIPIGRPIANTQIYILDKHLQPVPIGVPGELYIGGDGLARGYLKRPELTSEKFIHNPFCNSKSQRLYKTSDLARYLRDGNIEFLGRIDNQVKIRGFRIELGEIEAVLSSHPHIQQTVVIAREDIPGNKRLVAYIVSQSESLSTNQLREFLKQKLPEYMVPSAFVTLDTLPLTPNGKVDRKSLPAPDGVVTSVEEYVAPRTPTEEIIANIFANVLGLQDVGIHDNFFELGGHSLLAVRLMSQIKQQFQINLPLATLFQSPTIEQLASLLGSSVNTQNPILVGIKTSGNQPPLFCIHPVGGNLLCYAELARHLDQDYPVYGLQSLGLDGQQQPLTSVEEMASHYIQAIQQIQPQGSYHLIGWSFGGVIAYEMAQQLQTKNTSVALLTLIDSYVPTLIRKPSEIDQAMIVNLFIGWSMGGVIAYEMAQQLQAKNEPVALLTLIDSYAPTLIQMPLEIDQAMIVNQLAQDLGGLYGQELDISHETLRKLEPDEQVLHLFEQSKQQGILPSDLEIELMRSLWKVLKANITAYYHYKPKAYPGSLLLINASQTSPGVIEDPTHGWGSLVNGDIQTHTITGDHYTIIKAPQVEALTTELNKYLLNN